The nucleotide sequence GACTTTAACTTCTCCCGGTCTAAAATATTCGCAGCTTTCCGGGCTGAATCGTCCGGATTTAACGTGAATTGCGGTTCCCTGACAAGTTCAGCAAGCTTTGTCTTCTCTTCGGTTAGGCCGTCTTTTGCTTCCCGGTAATAATTCATCAGGTCTGATGAGGTCAATAAACCACACAACGACCAGTTTTCATCTACAACCGGCACCACGCAGTGATCATGCTGTTTCATTTTATATGCGGCCTGATCAATTTGCTCATCATAGCTAAGTGTAAAAACCTTGTCCGTCATGAATTTTTTTACTTCAAGGCTTCCCCAGTCTTGAATTTCAAAGTCATATGAGTCCGGAGTCATCCATTCGTGAACCGGAGAACCCTCTTTTTGCCGTTTCAGAATTTCAGAGGTCAAAATTGCATTTGATACAGGTGGCGTATTTCCCGTACTGATTTTTTTATGTGCATTTATCATCCATACCGATCCTGTCTGGCCGTTGTCGATCCGTGAATGTATAACACCCAGATACTTTTCAATTTCCTCCTCCGCCAACCCGGCTTTTTTCAAACCGTTCCCGGCAATGGGAAGCAATTCATTTCTGATTAATTCGGATGCTGAGCGGTTTTCGCCATTGATCCAGTTAAAACCTGCATCCAGGCCGTATTGTGCCGCTTTTATCGTATTTACTTTCACTTCATGGAAGTCCATTTTTACAGGCAGATTTGTATATTTTTCCGGCAATCCATGCATTAACCCGAGCCAAAAAGCAGCATTTGCAACTTCGTCGTGCACGGTCGGCCCCGATGGCATCAGCCTGTTTTCCACTCTGAGGTGAGGTTTGCCATTCATTACACCGTAACAGAGGCGGTTCCACCTGAAAACTGAACTGTTGAATACTTCAAGTGATCGCAGATCCGGTATTTCCCCCTCTTCATACTGTTTGGGGGAATCTGCGAATTCAGCAGGCCTCATAAATATATCGTACCGGGTCAGGTCGTCCCTGTATAGTTCGAGTGGGGATTCTTTCAGCCATTTGGATCCAAAAGGTACACGGAGGTAATTATCGGATGCATGATAGTTCGTCTCCCTTGTATCCACGGCTTTTTGGAAAAGGGCAATTCGGGTTTCATGCCAAAGCAATTTATCCAGCAGATAGGGCGAATTACCTCCAGCGGCTAAAACAGGGGCTGCAATAAGCTGTGCATAATTATACTGTGCCGGTATGTTCTCAGCATCAAGCTGATAATGCATCTGAAAACTGGTGTTGCAGTACTGAAACAGGTTTGACTTATCTTCTGCCACCAAGCGTTCTACCCCATCGATTTGAATGACATATTCATTGCGCCGCAGCTCATTCATTGCACGAATCATATATCGGAACCGGTCTTGAGGGGTCATATGTTTTTTGCTGATATAGTGCCTCCTGATAGTTGGCAATATTCCTATCAACATTACATCACAATTCAGCTTTGAGGCGGCATCGCCTGCCTCTCCGATATATTTATAAAGTTTCTGTTCAAGCGAATCCAGTATCCCGGATTTAATTTCAAGCGGTTTCAGGTTGATTTCCAGATTGTGCCTGGCCAGTTCTGTTGTAAAAAAATCTTCATCAAGGTGCTTAAGAGCATCCAAAACGACGGGAGAGGGATACAATTCACGATCAACCAGACATAGTTCCTGCTCTATTCCCAACCGGTTTGCTCTTTCAATTCTACTATCACCGATCAAAGCTTCCAGCGTGCTGATATCCTTCAGGATATAGTCCAATGCTTCTTTCTGTTCGTCCGCACCCTCAACCCTCTTTATCTTTTTATATCCCATCCAGGGTTTTCTCTGTTTTAATTACACGTTTTTTCCAACAGGTCATCCATAACCTAACCTGTTCTGGTTCTTTTAGTTATAACGATTATATGTAGCAAGGCATTCAATTTTCGAATATCGGGGCACTTGCAACCGCGGCCAAAGCTAAACACATTGATAACAGATCTCTTTTAGCAAAGTATAAGCCTGAACATTTTATACCTGCTCTGCCGGAAAACAGCTGCAGGTGGCAGCAATCCTGTTATTGATGGAAGCCTCACACATGCCTTTTATGTTTTCATGCCCTTCCAGCAGATGACTGTAAATGATGGCAAGGTGAATTCTGTTATTACAGTACATAGGTACTTTCACACAATATGAACCCAAAAACCCGTATTTATGGCTACTATCGTTCAAACACGCGATATATTTATTGCGCACGGATGGCAATACAGTGATCATATACACAAGCTGCAGGAAGAGCTGGACAGGGCCGGCAGAATGGATGATCAGTTTGCCTATGTGAATCATGGAAATTACGATACCAGGGAACCCATGGAGACAGCATTGGATAGCCTTGACATCACAGTTAAAGATCAGATGGCTAAAGCGGATGTATTTCTTTTGCCCGTCGATTTATATGATGAGCATAAAGAGTGGGCAGAGAAAGAACTTAAACTTGCAGAGGATATGGATATGCCGGTAATAGTTATCCGATCCTATAAAAATCGTGAGACGCCCGCTCATCTTGAGGAGAGGGCCGACGATATCATTGTATTCGATCCGGAAGAGATACTTCGTTCAGTCAAGAATTATGGATAGCATATTCCATGTGTTGTCTTAAATCTTTCTGAAAGCATGTTGCACATTTAGGAGAAGATGCTGCTGAACTCTTTCCTGTAACGTGTTTTTAAGGCCTTTTCCGTTTCTTTCACCACATAAACATCACGCAGGTTGCAGTACTTGCCATTCGGCACTTTCTTCTTTTACCCGCTCGATTGATGTTGTATAATTGGGTAACCCTTCATCATCCCTACAATGAAGAAAGAGACCTTCACAACCAAATCGCAAGGTTACAAGATTCTGCACTGCACACAATGGGTGCCCGATTCCCCACCTGCAGGCGTTATTCTGATTCTGCATGGCCTGACTGAACACTCCGGACGATATAGTCATGTGGCCCGCTTTTTTACGGGCCATGGGTATCTTGTTTGTGCTTACGATCACCGCGGACACGGCATGACGGATCCCGACCATCACGGATTCATAGATGCCAGTGCCTCCTCTCAGTTTGATCTGCTTGCGGAAGATGCGATCCACGTATTCACGCTATTGAACA is from Rhodohalobacter mucosus and encodes:
- a CDS encoding CBS domain-containing protein, whose translation is MGYKKIKRVEGADEQKEALDYILKDISTLEALIGDSRIERANRLGIEQELCLVDRELYPSPVVLDALKHLDEDFFTTELARHNLEINLKPLEIKSGILDSLEQKLYKYIGEAGDAASKLNCDVMLIGILPTIRRHYISKKHMTPQDRFRYMIRAMNELRRNEYVIQIDGVERLVAEDKSNLFQYCNTSFQMHYQLDAENIPAQYNYAQLIAAPVLAAGGNSPYLLDKLLWHETRIALFQKAVDTRETNYHASDNYLRVPFGSKWLKESPLELYRDDLTRYDIFMRPAEFADSPKQYEEGEIPDLRSLEVFNSSVFRWNRLCYGVMNGKPHLRVENRLMPSGPTVHDEVANAAFWLGLMHGLPEKYTNLPVKMDFHEVKVNTIKAAQYGLDAGFNWINGENRSASELIRNELLPIAGNGLKKAGLAEEEIEKYLGVIHSRIDNGQTGSVWMINAHKKISTGNTPPVSNAILTSEILKRQKEGSPVHEWMTPDSYDFEIQDWGSLEVKKFMTDKVFTLSYDEQIDQAAYKMKQHDHCVVPVVDENWSLCGLLTSSDLMNYYREAKDGLTEEKTKLAELVREPQFTLNPDDSARKAANILDREKLKSLPVVSDNRLIGIVSGHDLFNVTKYAKHSEIES
- a CDS encoding TIR domain-containing protein, with product MATIVQTRDIFIAHGWQYSDHIHKLQEELDRAGRMDDQFAYVNHGNYDTREPMETALDSLDITVKDQMAKADVFLLPVDLYDEHKEWAEKELKLAEDMDMPVIVIRSYKNRETPAHLEERADDIIVFDPEEILRSVKNYG